The genomic segment AAGTGTTTCTGCAACAGGAACAGTTCGCGGTTGGGGTGCGATGTTAGGTAACTTGTGGCAGAAGTTAGGCGATAGATAACTATTAGTTGAAAGGACACAGGCTGATGCTAGTAAGGAAACGAAATGAAGATCCTCATAGCGTCAGCCCTTTTTCATTTGAAGGGCTGGCACAGAAATCACAACAACAACAACCAGAACAACCACAACCATTACCAGAGAACAACAGAGGTAGAACATTTAGACGTGCTGGTAACGCTTGTGAAATTATTGCTGGCAGTTGTTTAAATTCGGCAGTGATTTTCACCTTTCATTTATTGCAAGTTCACCCAGTTGGAATGTTCTTAGCTGTGGGTACTGCACACCTGTATTTTACTGCCACTGCAACAGGTGAAGGGTTTAATAATTTTGTCACTAATTTAATGACTGGTTGCAGTGCTTCATGTGCGTTATTGTGTGCGCTTTCCGACCCGTTGGGTGAGTGGAATGAAGCGAGAACTTCTACACAAACAGCTAATACTTCAATTGAAAAGGTGTATCAGCCAAAAACTGCTGAATCTTCAAGTTGGATGGATGGTGCAGGAGTGGGCATATTTCTAGCGATATTAATGATTTTTCTATTTGGTGGCAGGAGAAGTAAATGAATTATTTAAGTGACAAACATAAAACTTTATCAGAGTCGCAACAATCGGGTTTAATGCTGTGGTTTGGTCGCCTACCAATGGATAAGAAAGCTGTTGCCATTGGGTTGAGTTTGACCGTGGGTATTGGCTCGGCAGCGATGGCATGGCAGGGAACGAGCAGTGACAGAATTTATTTCTGCATTAAAACCCCAAAGAAAACATTGGTATGTCAGGACAAAGATAACCGTCCTTTTCGCATGACCCCTTTTTATTGGTCACAATGGCAGTTAGAAGGAATGCCGCGCCAAGTAGTGCGTGACCCAGCTATGGGCGTTAATGGGCTGGTGAAAGCGACTAACCAATACAAGCCTTTTTGGGCGTTTGGGGGATTCCTGGGGTTTGCGCTTGCTGGGTGGATGCTGCGCCACTGCCAAGATGAGGAGAAGCAGAGAGCAGTTTTTGAAGACATAGCCCAAAAACGGGATGCTGCAAAAGCAGAGATGGCCGCACGTTCCGAGCTACTAGAGAGTTACCGAGATGTTGCGATCGCAGAAGTTCAACTGCAAGCCGATTTGGATTTAATCGCCAATGACCGCACTGTGGATATCCAAAAAGCAGAGATTTACGCCAACACGGAAATTGAAGTTACCCAAATGGAGGCAACTGATGCCATTTTTGAGGCGCAAACGGCTGGGATGACCGAGGAACAGAAGGCAGATTACATTAAGCAGCTACGGGAGACGAAAACGCCTTACTTGCAAGGGAGTCAGACTTTAGCGGGGACGATTGACCCCAACGATAAGGTTACTGGGGGAGAACAGCCGGCGATTGCAGACAGTGACAAATATCGCTGGATCAAAAACACCATCGGCTACCCCACTTTGATATTTGGTGGCATGGGTGCGGGGAAGTCGTGGACTACCAGAGAGATTATTTGGAAGAAAGTACAAGCTGGGTGGAACATCGTAGCGCTTGACCCTCACGGAACTGAGGTTGAATGGCGAGGTGTGCGGCTGATTACTGGCTACAAAGAAATAGCCGATTTCATGCAATGGTACATGGATGAAATGCGCCAGCGCTATGAAGATTACCGCAAGAGTGGATTAACAGAGGAGCAATGGACAGAACAATTACGAGCATCGGGCAAGATGCTATCAGTTATCTGTGAAGAATTTACAACGAGGAAACCCGACGGCGCTCGTAGCCCATTGATTGATTTGACTGCCGTTGATATTTATCCGCTCACACAGATCAGTCTTAGTTAGCCCCTGTTTAGCATCATGATCAGAATATGAGAATTTGATTTTGCCTCTGGGTATGTCCTCTACCCTCTCTCTGAGAGATGATAACCCCGCGTTAATAAGAGCTTGCCGTAGCCCATCGATTTCTGTTCTGAGCGAGTTAATCTCATCATTGAATTCCCTTTGTTGCTCGGCTACGGTCGCCTCTAAACCATCTATTTCAGTGGCTTTTACCTTAAGCTGTTTTACCTCTTGTTCAAGGTTCTCTGGCATCACTTCAATCGGAATATTGCCCTCTAAATAATGCTCAAGTATAATTGTGAGAGCTTGAGACGCTTTCTTTATTTTGTGTGTTTTCATCCACTTCTCTAAACTAGCGTAGAGGCTGAAGTCAAGGTATGCCGTCACTTTAGCGTGGTTATCTAACCAGTCTTTAGTAGCCATATATTGCTTGTTCTATATTGGTAATTTAAAGTCAATTACGTTAAATTTAAAACAATATTATTGTCATATACTGCTGTGTTAATAGTAATTTACTAATACACGTTGGCAGCTTACTGCATAAGGTTAAGAAAACTAAAGTAAGTTACTAAAATTAAAAAGTGTCTGACTATAAACGTCTAAACCATAATTGGTGTCTGACCTAGATGGAATAAGGCAAGCACTGTGGAGCTATTATAAATTAAGTAATTTACAGCAGTAGATAAATTAAGGTACAGTCAGATAATTATTTAAATAAGTTGATTGTTTTAATATACTTATAGTTTATTAGTATATTAAAGCAACTTAACCAAGTAAGTTACTATCGCCTAAACCCAGATACAGAGCGGGTGTTATCTCAATCGTGGTTGGTGGTAGCACAACTGGAGTGAGAGGGCAGGCGATCGCTGTCACTACCACAACAGACAGCGCAGTTATTAGAATGAGATAGCCTAGCAATGCTTTTAGAAGGGGGATAATGAGTCAGTCAGCAATCATTACCGCATCGCCAGATGTGATGAGTGGTACGCCAGTCTTCGCAGGAACGCGAGTACCTGTGCAAACCCTGCTGGATTATTTGAAGGCGGGAGATTCCATTGATGATTTTCTAGAGGGATTTCCCACAGTGAAGCGAGAACAGGTGATTGCTTTTCTGGAAGCCGCACAAGCGCAGATTGTGAAGCTGGTTGCATAGTGTGAATATTTTGATTGACGAGTGTATTGACCGAAGACTGGCAAGGCAGTTGTCTGGACACATTGTTAAAACGGTGCCGCAGATGGGTTGGGCTGGCATCAAAGATGGAGAACTTTTGCGTTTAGCCGAAATTGAGTTTGACGTGTTTATTACGGTAGATCGGAATCTGCCATTTCAGCAAAATTTGGCAATTCTAGATTTAGCTGTTTTGGTGTTGCAAGCACCATCGAATCGATTAGCAGATATAGAAGTGCTGATTCCTAAAATTTTGGCAATTGTTGACACCGTACCAAAGGGTACAGCAACGGTAGTGAGTGAATAAAATCTCATCTAGGTATTGAGTCAAAGCTCTAGCAGTCTCAGTTGTCGGTGCTTAACGTAACCACGCTTCCTGCAATCACTTTCCAGTTGTTTTCAAATAGCTTCCAAACCCTGAGATAGCGGAATTTGCCATCAATTTCTTGCCCTAAATAGTTTCCTAGTATCTCTACCGTGACGGCAACAACAACGTCGTCTCCGACCATGTTTAGCATTAGATCACTTGATTCAAGTGTATGCAGGTTGATGTTTCCCGAACGGTAATTTTCCAGATCCATCGCTTTGGTTGCCGTTTCGCCACTAGGCCCGTTAAACAGAAGCTCATCGTGAAGCAGTTGATCCAAAAGTTCCACGTTATTGGTTTTCATTGCTAAGAGGAGTTTTTTCTCGTTATCGATGACCTGGGCTTTGTGGGTGGCATCCATGATGTTTGTTGTTGAATTTGACCCTAGATGAGTTCATGGTACAGGGTGTGAAGCAAGCGTTCAAGGGTGGCTAGATTATACCTGCAATTGGTCAACGTGCTGCAAGCATAAGCAGGTTTAATCAGCCAACGGTATCATGCGGGTTGTAGCGATTGCGATTGATAAGTTGGAATTGATGGGCAGCGATCGCTTTCGTGACGCTAACGGAGTTACAATACTTTGGGTCATCAGTTACACGTTTGTCAGGAAACGTGTAATCCCATTAAGATCACAAAAATGAAAGTAGACGGCAACGGACAAGGCAAAATATTAACCCAAGACGAACTAAAGCGATTATTCACGGAGGGATTTCTCACTCCCCGCGATCGCGCTCTGTTTGGAATTTGCCTGTTCACTGGTTGTCGCGTATCAGAAGCACTAGCACTCCAGACGACTGATATCAAATCTGGTGCTATCACTTTTCGCAAGTCTACCACCAAAGGCAAGCATAAAACCCGGATTGTGGACATCCCACCAGCACTAGCCGCAATGCTAGGCGAGTACCAACTAAAACCGGGGGCAATGTTCCCAGGTATGCGCGGTGTAACTGAACGTCTGACCCGATTCATGGCAGACAAGATTTTACGAGATGCCTGCAAGCGGATTGGGGTTGAGGGAGTCAGCACCCATTCGTTTAGGCGAACTGCCCTCACGCAGATGTCGAGCGCCGGGATACCTTTGAGAACTATTCAAGAAATTTCAGGTCACAGTGACCTGGGGACATTGCAGCGTTATCTGGAGGTTACGCCAGAGCAGAAGCGAAAGGCGGTTTCGGTGATTGGGTTTTAGCCTATGGGATATCAAGTTGCATCAGCCTGATTATCTAAAGCTTCCCACTCATCTAAAGAAATTTGAAACTCTTTATAAACTTCTTCCATTGCTAACTGTTCGGTTTCAAAATAACCAATTTCTGAAATTTCTCCAGATGGCGAGATATCGAAACGGTAAAATCCCGAATCTGTTGTATAGTGAACAATTCTAATTTCTTGAGGCAAAGGTGATTCTGTTCTTATTCCATCTATATATGAATAACGAAATATAGTTCCAGTACGTTGATGATTTGAATTAAAAAAAACACGATGCTTAGTCACAGGGGAGCGCTGCTTAAATAATTCTAAAAGTTCAAAAAACACATCACAAGCTTTTGCTTCGTCTCCAACTTCTTTAAGAATAATATTTTTCCATCCGGCTGTTGATTCAGACCATTTATAAGATCGAGCTACCCAGTCATGGAACTGCCTGAATGGAGGTATTTCTTCTTCAACCAAAATATGATTTTCTGCTAGTGCAAAATCATAGCCACAAATAAAGCCTAGTAATGCAGTTATGGAACGCTGACCTAAATACATTCCGGGTCTTTGTTTTATCCTTTCTAAAAGCTTATAAATATTTTTCATATTTCTTATGCAGTCGTGTTAGAAGACGGGCATCTATAAAATATTATTTGATTTTTACAAACTTCAAAAAATCCCCGTAATTCTACTAAACAGGTGCTTGGTCGAACCTCAAGAAATGCTTGCAGTAGAATAATTTTCGTTTTCAGAAAATATCGTTTCTTACTTTCTACTTAATCGCTAAAATAAATTTAGCTTTCTACTTGTTCAACTAGAGGTTGATAAGATAAACTTTTGATATCTACTTCATCATGATTTAGAATCCATATATCTGGCAGTGTGGCTTTTATGGCTTGGGCTGCGACGTTTTTTGACAATTATTATTTGGTGTTTGTATGGCATCAACAGCAGAAACTATTTAATTAATCTCTATCAATTGGGATTTTTAACCAATCACTCAATTCATCTGCTAACCAGTCTAGGTCAGCCTCAGATACAATAGGAGAGCTAGAAATACTATATTTATTTTCTCCTGCCCA from the Nostoc commune NIES-4072 genome contains:
- a CDS encoding nuclear transport factor 2 family protein — its product is MDATHKAQVIDNEKKLLLAMKTNNVELLDQLLHDELLFNGPSGETATKAMDLENYRSGNINLHTLESSDLMLNMVGDDVVVAVTVEILGNYLGQEIDGKFRYLRVWKLFENNWKVIAGSVVTLSTDN
- a CDS encoding DUF5615 family PIN-like protein yields the protein MNILIDECIDRRLARQLSGHIVKTVPQMGWAGIKDGELLRLAEIEFDVFITVDRNLPFQQNLAILDLAVLVLQAPSNRLADIEVLIPKILAIVDTVPKGTATVVSE
- a CDS encoding DUF433 domain-containing protein; this encodes MMSQSAIITASPDVMSGTPVFAGTRVPVQTLLDYLKAGDSIDDFLEGFPTVKREQVIAFLEAAQAQIVKLVA
- a CDS encoding tyrosine-type recombinase/integrase; the encoded protein is MKVDGNGQGKILTQDELKRLFTEGFLTPRDRALFGICLFTGCRVSEALALQTTDIKSGAITFRKSTTKGKHKTRIVDIPPALAAMLGEYQLKPGAMFPGMRGVTERLTRFMADKILRDACKRIGVEGVSTHSFRRTALTQMSSAGIPLRTIQEISGHSDLGTLQRYLEVTPEQKRKAVSVIGF